From the Halobacterium zhouii genome, the window CACGGGCATCGGCCCGTCGGGACCGATGCATCTCGGCCACGCGCCCGTGTTCTACTTCGCCAAGCGCCTGCAGGAGGAACTCGGCGCGCGCGTCTACGTCCCGCTCTCGGACGACGAGAAGTACTGGTTCAAAGACCAGACGCTCGCGGAGACGTCCAAGTACCTCGAGTCGAACCTTCGTGACCTGCTCGCAGTGGGTTTCGACCCCGAGTTGACGCGCTTCGTCGTGGACACCGAGGACGCCGACGTCGTGTATCCGCTCGCCACAGCGTTCGCGAAGGACATCACGAACTCCACACTCGAGGCCGTCTACGGGGAACCCGAGAACGTCGGGCAGGGGTTCTACCCGGCGGTACAGACCGCCCACTTGCTGCTCCCCCAGCTCGTCCACGGCGAGCACCCGACGCTCGTCCCCATCGCGGTGGACCAGGACCCCCACGTCCGCGTCTCCCGGGACGTCGCCGCGAAGGCCCGCTACCCAGTGCAGAAGCCGGGGGCACTCCTGATGAAGTTCCTCCCCGCGCTCACGGGCCCGGGGAAGATGAGTTCGAGCGAGGGCGCGACGATTCGCTTGACCGACGACCGTGAGACGGTCCGGGAGAAGATTCACGAACACGCGTACTCGGGCGGGAAGACGAGCCTCGAGGAGCACCGCGAGCACGGCGGCGACCCCGACGTGGACGTGCCGTTCCAGTACCTCGCGGCGTTCTTCGAGGACGACGACGAGGAACTCGCGCGCATCGAGCGTGAGTATCGAAGCGGCGAACTGCTCTCCGGGGAGATGAAGAACCTCGCCATCGAGCGGATTGCGGACTTCCTCGACGCCCACCAGGAGCGACGAGCGGCGCTCGGCGATACGCGCGAGGAACTCGAGCGATTCCGGCTGACCGAGG encodes:
- a CDS encoding tryptophan--tRNA ligase; translation: MTEFTVTPDAVEGDVDYEELLARFGAEELTDDQTSRFPDHPLVRRRVFYAGRDVDEFLAADRPSIVTGIGPSGPMHLGHAPVFYFAKRLQEELGARVYVPLSDDEKYWFKDQTLAETSKYLESNLRDLLAVGFDPELTRFVVDTEDADVVYPLATAFAKDITNSTLEAVYGEPENVGQGFYPAVQTAHLLLPQLVHGEHPTLVPIAVDQDPHVRVSRDVAAKARYPVQKPGALLMKFLPALTGPGKMSSSEGATIRLTDDRETVREKIHEHAYSGGKTSLEEHREHGGDPDVDVPFQYLAAFFEDDDEELARIEREYRSGELLSGEMKNLAIERIADFLDAHQERRAALGDTREELERFRLTEDERARARDAVDLQRD